TTACATTGCCATATAAGAAGTCTACGACCACAAACAAGCCATGCCCAACCATCTTCAGAAATGTTTGCGCTGACAGCGGTATTTGATTCAACAAACGTTAAAGCTTCTGTGACAAGAACAGGTAAAGGGGAACCGAAACTTTCTACTACATAATTCGGTGTATTACATATTACTTGAACCGATTGATTTGAACGTCCAGACACGCTGTTAGTTCTGAAACAAATAAACCGACCAACTCTTTCCAATCGAACCTTCAGTGGTTGAATCAATGCATATCCGAGGCTAACTTACGAAGTATTTTTCTTTAAAGATTGTACATTCGAGATGCGTTTCCTCGAAGAAGGCGTAAAACTTCTGGCAACCGAGTTTCCTATACTCGTACGATCCATTACtccgttcatttgaagcttgtAAATGCTACATTAAGAAAAACAAATAGAATTGTACGAGCAAACACTTGAAATTGTTTTCATTCACCTCTTCCTTGTCTTTAAATTTGAAACATTTTCGGGTATCTTTCCTTGTGAAAGTGCCGGTACATATAACGGTTACAAGTTACAACATGTGCTTGGCACGAACCACACAATCACACACAGAATATATATGTATTCGTCAAACTGCATACGAATTATAAAGGCTTACATTCAATAAAACACGTGCGAATATACTTATTAAACTTTAGACAAATTGTATGTATTTCAGAACATGTCCTACTCTGATACCTCGTCTATCCTACAGGTCGATGTGAATTTCTATGTATGTACATGCATATTCACGCTAGcttttatttaattgaaaaatatctTTGGAACGTCACTTTTTCTATCTTTTATCTTCCTATTCATCGGTGAAAATTCATTATAGTCACACTTATGCAAACTCACGAACACAAACTTGTACACTTGCTGTTTGATTGCACGTTGTACATACTTGTAATACAGACTATAGACTACAGCTACAGTGAAGTAACTACTTACTACACAGTACGAAATTGGTACGATCAAATGTGCTGTACGTGAAAAAGCACATGGTTAAAATTGTATTTGTTCAAATTGTGTCGTCAGATTAAAATTGTGCGTTGCACGTGATATATGAAGAAGAAACCGTGACTACTGGTAAAATGGTTGATATAAAAGACGAGAAAGTAAATGGAGAGATTGAAACTCCGCAAAAAACCGCGAAACAATTGCAGAAAGAAGCTAAGAAATTAGCAAAACTCGACAAGTTTAAGCAAAAACAAGAAAAGAAAGAAGTCAGCGATAAAACGGTGAAAGTGAAAGAAAAGAATGAAGTGAGGATACAGGTTTATCTTTTATAACATTCACATTATTTTATCGCTCTATAATGACCATATGGTCATTACAATTATAGATTTTCAAAATTTGAACGATATTTGTatgatttaaaataattattgaaacTCGTGTCTTTTTCTTTATGAGTTTTGAGTTCCATATCGTGATTTTGCATGGTTGGTTGTATTGTAGTAGTCTCGCAGTGAAGATTACACAACTTTGATTTCAGAaaagtgaaaataaaaaagattcCAAAGAATCAGCTGTCTATATTATTGATACACCTTTAGGAGAGAAAAAGGATGTTAATTGTACAATGCCTGATACATATAGTCCAAAATATGTTGAAGCTATGTGGTATGCATGGTGGGAAAAACAAGGATTTTTCAAACCTGAATATGGTGTATGCAATCAGATTACTTATGTAGTAAGTTTGCAAATGTataagatattaaatttctttattatttttgacAGGGTAAAGCTATATCAGAACCAAATCCTAAAGGTAAATTTATTATGGTCATACCACCACCGAATGTTACTGGTGTTCTTCATCTTGGACATGCATTAACGAATGCTGTTCAAGATGCTATTACAAGATGGTAAATATTATCATGTAATTATAAAACAGTATCATTTTCTTTAGTTGTATACAGTAggcatttataatttataaggaATCGCATGAAAGGACGTACAACACTATGGAATCCTGGTTGTGATCATGCTGGTATTGCTACACAAGTGGTTGTTGAAAAAAAGCTATGGAAGGAGCAACAAAAAAGTCGCCATGATATAGGAAGAGAAAAGTTTATAGAAAAAGTTTGGAACTGGAAAGAAGAGTAGGTGTAAATAAACTATAaaggaatgaaaagaaaagggAGGAAAAAGTAAGATTATGATGCTTGATAAATGTATTTCAGAAAAGGGCACAGAATTTATTTACAGCTAAAAAGACTAGGTGGTTCCTTTGATTGGGACCGTGCTTGTTTCACTATGGATCCAAAACTGTGCAATGCTGTTACAGAAGCATTTATAAGGTTGCACGACGAAGGTGTAATTTATAGGAGTAATCGTTTGGTGAACTGGTCATGCACTCTAAAAAGTGCTATCTCTGATATAGAAGTAAGACAATTTACTTGCAAGATATATTTGTAAGTCATGTGTCTAACATAGGTTTTCGCTTTAGGTTGACAAAGTAGAATTAACGGGTCGAACGTTGTTTTCAATTCCTGGATATCAAGAAAAAGTGGAGTTTGGAGTGTTAGTATTATTTGCTTATGAAGTAATCGGTACAAAGGAAAGGATAGTTGTGGCTACTACTCGAATTGAGACTATGCTAGGAGATACCGCCATTGCTGTGCACCCGCAAGATACTAGATATACCAAATTTATTGGAAAATACGTACAGCATCCGTTTTGCAATAGAAAATTACCTATTATTGCCGACGAATATGTTGAAAAGGAATTTGGAACAGGTAAGTATTACGattgtacaaaatatttttatgtGAATGTGATTTACACTTACGTATATATATTGATTTCATAGGAGCTGTAAAAATTACACCTGCTCATGATCCTAACGATTATGAGATAGGAAAGAGACACAACTTAGAGTTTATTACAATTTTCGATGATAGTGGGAATGTTATCGGTGATTATGGACAATTTACGGTATTTACATTACTTATATTAGTTACAAGTGCTTGTTTATTATTGAAAGTAAATTGTTGTAAATAACTAATCATATTTGAATTGTATTGGTCAGGGAATGAAACGATTTCATGCTAGAGCAGCCATAATAGAAGAATTGACAGCAAGAAatttatttgttgaaattaaAGACAATCCCATGGTGGTGCCGATATGCAGTAGATCCAAAGACGTTGTTGAGCCATTGATGAAACCTCAGTGGTATGTAAGGTGTTGTGAAATGGCAGAAAATGCTATGAAAGCGGTGCAAACGGGCGAATTGAAAATTATTCCAGATCAATACAAGAAAATCTGGTATCATTGGATGGAAAATATCAAGGACTGGTGCATTTCGCGTCAGTTGTGGTGGGGTCATCGTATCCCCGCGTACTTCGTTAAAGTACTCGATGGGGAAGTAAATATGCAGTTACGTGGAGAATTGTGGGTCAGTGCGCGGTCAGAAAGCGAAGCTAAGGAGAAAGCAGCTAGAAAGTTAGGTACAACTGTGAACAATATAGTTGTTGAACAAGATCCCGACGTATTGGATACATGGTTCTCTTCTGGCCTATTTCCATTTTCGATATTCGGATGGCCAAATCAAACTGAAGAACTTGAGGCGTTCTATCCTGGCTCGTTATTAGAAACTGGACACGATATACTATTTTTTTGGGTAGCGAGAATGGTGTTTTTTGGACAAAAGTTATTAGGGAAGTTACCATTTAAAGAAGTCTACCTGCATGCGATGGTCAGAGATGCACATGGTAGAAAAATGAGTAAATCCCTGGGAAACGTAATAGACCCGATGGACGTAATTAATGGAATATCATTGGAAGATCTTCACAAACAACTGTTGGACAGCAATTTGGATCCAAGAGAACTGAAACGTGCAATAGAAGGACAGAAACGCGATTACCCGCAGGGAATTCCGGAGTGCGGCACGGACGCGTTAAGATTCGCTCTGTGCGCGTACACTTCTCAGGGCCGTGACATCAATCTCGATATTCTGCGCGTGCAGGGCTACAGATTTTTCTGTAACAAAATATGGAACGCGACAAAATTTGCTTTGATGTACCTTGATTTAAATTCTATGGGCAACAATGACGAATTGGCAGAACCTATGTTAGTTGTTCAGAGCAAAGCTAACATACTCGATAACAATGAATGGTACAAGTGCACTTTGAAGGAAGCTTGTGTGCAAGACGCCTTGAATAATTATTTATGCGATTATCCTTACCTAGATGGATACACACCGTCGCAAACGGATGCGAAAGTATATTTAACTTTCGTCGAACTAAATGTTAACATTGTCAGCTATCCGCATTTGCATCGCTGGTATAAACACATTGCGTCGTTTAGTGAACAAGAGCAATTGTTGTTCCGTCCGGTAGAAGGTAAATACTTACCTGAATCTGTCTGTAAAGTTCGCAAcagtaattgtaatta
The window above is part of the Megalopta genalis isolate 19385.01 chromosome 2, iyMegGena1_principal, whole genome shotgun sequence genome. Proteins encoded here:
- the ValRS gene encoding valyl-tRNA synthetase isoform X2 is translated as MVDIKDEKVNGEIETPQKTAKQLQKEAKKLAKLDKFKQKQEKKEVSDKTVKVKEKNEKSENKKDSKESAVYIIDTPLGEKKDVNCTMPDTYSPKYVEAMWYAWWEKQGFFKPEYGGKAISEPNPKGKFIMVIPPPNVTGVLHLGHALTNAVQDAITRWNRMKGRTTLWNPGCDHAGIATQVVVEKKLWKEQQKSRHDIGREKFIEKVWNWKEEKGHRIYLQLKRLGGSFDWDRACFTMDPKLCNAVTEAFIRLHDEGVIYRSNRLVNWSCTLKSAISDIEVDKVELTGRTLFSIPGYQEKVEFGVLVLFAYEVIGTKERIVVATTRIETMLGDTAIAVHPQDTRYTKFIGKYVQHPFCNRKLPIIADEYVEKEFGTGAVKITPAHDPNDYEIGKRHNLEFITIFDDSGNVIGDYGQFTGMKRFHARAAIIEELTARNLFVEIKDNPMVVPICSRSKDVVEPLMKPQWYVRCCEMAENAMKAVQTGELKIIPDQYKKIWYHWMENIKDWCISRQLWWGHRIPAYFVKVLDGEVNMQLRGELWVSARSESEAKEKAARKLGTTVNNIVVEQDPDVLDTWFSSGLFPFSIFGWPNQTEELEAFYPGSLLETGHDILFFWVARMVFFGQKLLGKLPFKEVYLHAMVRDAHGRKMSKSLGNVIDPMDVINGISLEDLHKQLLDSNLDPRELKRAIEGQKRDYPQGIPECGTDALRFALCAYTSQGRDINLDILRVQGYRFFCNKIWNATKFALMYLDLNSMGNNDELAEPMLVVQSKANILDNNEWYKCTLKEACVQDALNNYLCDYPYLDGYTPSQTDAKVYLTFVELNVNIVSYPHLHRWYKHIASFSEQEQLLFRPVEGKYLPESVCKVRNSNCNYNYNDGISSNHGVDSLSFEAYTNVDLWMLSRVSYAAKTCDKAMEQYDFTTATTTCYNLWLYDLCDVYLEYLKPVFQGNDNEKKHAATKTLLRTLDVGLRLLSPFMPFITEELYQRLPHKKQIYPSICVSPYPEESECSWRNLEIEKDVDFVMKLIKNVRSTRATYNLPNKTKTEAFIVCTDHSLKKKLMNYQLLIETLAYSTIRTNEPPSGCAILTVTDKVQVHLLLKGLIDPKKELEKLSKREEQLVDIIEKTRKAMEVPDYNIKVPLDIQNGNKEKMLNSEGELQRIIDAIAALKTM
- the ValRS gene encoding valyl-tRNA synthetase isoform X1: MVDIKDEKVNGEIETPQKTAKQLQKEAKKLAKLDKFKQKQEKKEVSDKTVKVKEKNEVRIQKSENKKDSKESAVYIIDTPLGEKKDVNCTMPDTYSPKYVEAMWYAWWEKQGFFKPEYGGKAISEPNPKGKFIMVIPPPNVTGVLHLGHALTNAVQDAITRWNRMKGRTTLWNPGCDHAGIATQVVVEKKLWKEQQKSRHDIGREKFIEKVWNWKEEKGHRIYLQLKRLGGSFDWDRACFTMDPKLCNAVTEAFIRLHDEGVIYRSNRLVNWSCTLKSAISDIEVDKVELTGRTLFSIPGYQEKVEFGVLVLFAYEVIGTKERIVVATTRIETMLGDTAIAVHPQDTRYTKFIGKYVQHPFCNRKLPIIADEYVEKEFGTGAVKITPAHDPNDYEIGKRHNLEFITIFDDSGNVIGDYGQFTGMKRFHARAAIIEELTARNLFVEIKDNPMVVPICSRSKDVVEPLMKPQWYVRCCEMAENAMKAVQTGELKIIPDQYKKIWYHWMENIKDWCISRQLWWGHRIPAYFVKVLDGEVNMQLRGELWVSARSESEAKEKAARKLGTTVNNIVVEQDPDVLDTWFSSGLFPFSIFGWPNQTEELEAFYPGSLLETGHDILFFWVARMVFFGQKLLGKLPFKEVYLHAMVRDAHGRKMSKSLGNVIDPMDVINGISLEDLHKQLLDSNLDPRELKRAIEGQKRDYPQGIPECGTDALRFALCAYTSQGRDINLDILRVQGYRFFCNKIWNATKFALMYLDLNSMGNNDELAEPMLVVQSKANILDNNEWYKCTLKEACVQDALNNYLCDYPYLDGYTPSQTDAKVYLTFVELNVNIVSYPHLHRWYKHIASFSEQEQLLFRPVEGKYLPESVCKVRNSNCNYNYNDGISSNHGVDSLSFEAYTNVDLWMLSRVSYAAKTCDKAMEQYDFTTATTTCYNLWLYDLCDVYLEYLKPVFQGNDNEKKHAATKTLLRTLDVGLRLLSPFMPFITEELYQRLPHKKQIYPSICVSPYPEESECSWRNLEIEKDVDFVMKLIKNVRSTRATYNLPNKTKTEAFIVCTDHSLKKKLMNYQLLIETLAYSTIRTNEPPSGCAILTVTDKVQVHLLLKGLIDPKKELEKLSKREEQLVDIIEKTRKAMEVPDYNIKVPLDIQNGNKEKMLNSEGELQRIIDAIAALKTM